From Candidatus Cloacimonadota bacterium, one genomic window encodes:
- a CDS encoding DegT/DnrJ/EryC1/StrS family aminotransferase — translation MKVPMLDLNAQYEPIKKDIFAAFEDVFETKRFIGGPKIEELESKIAEYCQCKYAIGVSSGTDALIISLTALNIGEDDEVITTPFTFFATAGSIHRVGAKPVFVDIDQKTYNINSNLIEEKITDKTKAILAVHLFGQIAEMDKINEIAKKYNLAVIEDAAQAIGSEYKSKRAGSIGNVGCFSFFPSKNLGCLGDGGIVTTNDKTLAEKIGILRNHGSKPKYHHHIIGGNFRLDALQAAFLLQKFPLLENWHRKRQENAEFYNENLKNLLTVPYVEDYNRMIYNQYTLRSKKRDELELKLTEANIGNAIYYPIPLHLQECFEFLGYKKGDFPEAEKAAKQVLSIPIYSELNEKQKNYIVDNIKSVFE, via the coding sequence ATGAAAGTTCCAATGCTGGATCTTAATGCTCAATATGAACCAATCAAAAAGGATATTTTTGCCGCATTTGAAGATGTTTTTGAAACGAAACGGTTTATCGGTGGACCAAAAATTGAAGAGTTGGAGAGTAAGATTGCCGAATATTGTCAATGCAAATATGCGATTGGAGTTTCTTCCGGAACTGATGCGTTAATTATCTCTTTGACAGCATTAAATATTGGTGAAGATGATGAAGTCATCACAACCCCGTTTACTTTTTTTGCAACTGCCGGTTCAATACATAGAGTTGGTGCGAAACCGGTTTTTGTGGATATTGATCAGAAAACCTATAACATTAATTCAAATTTAATTGAAGAAAAAATTACCGATAAAACAAAAGCAATTTTGGCTGTTCATCTTTTCGGGCAGATTGCAGAAATGGATAAAATTAATGAAATAGCCAAAAAATATAACCTTGCTGTGATCGAAGACGCTGCTCAGGCAATCGGTTCCGAATACAAAAGTAAAAGAGCCGGTTCTATCGGTAATGTCGGATGCTTTTCTTTTTTCCCAAGCAAAAATCTCGGCTGTCTCGGTGATGGTGGAATTGTTACTACGAATGATAAAACTCTCGCAGAAAAAATAGGGATACTTCGTAATCATGGAAGCAAACCGAAATATCATCACCATATAATCGGTGGCAATTTTCGATTGGATGCATTACAAGCTGCATTTTTGCTCCAGAAATTTCCTTTATTAGAAAATTGGCATAGAAAGCGACAAGAAAATGCAGAATTCTATAATGAAAATTTGAAGAACTTGCTAACCGTCCCTTATGTAGAAGATTACAATCGTATGATTTATAACCAATATACTTTGCGGAGCAAAAAACGTGATGAGTTGGAACTAAAATTAACGGAAGCAAATATCGGGAATGCCATTTATTATCCGATACCATTGCATTTACAGGAATGCTTTGAATTTTTGGGTTATAAAAAGGGTGATTTCCCGGAAGCAGAAAAAGCTGCAAAACAGGTTCTTTCCATTCCGATTTATAGTGAACTTAACGAAAAGCAGAAGAATT